TTAACCGCAGAGGAAGAAAAGGAACTCGCTGAACGGCTGCATTACGAGGGTGATCTGGATGCAGCAAGAACGCTTATCCTGTCACATCTGCGCTTCGTTATTCATGTTGCTCGCAGCTATTCTGGCTACGGTTTACCCCAAGCCGATCTTATCCAAGAAGGTAATATTGGTCTGATGAAAGCGGTGCGCCGTTTTAACCCAGAAGTGGGTGTCCGACTGGTCTCTTTTGCCGTACATTGGATCAAAGCAGAAATTCATGAATATGTGCTACGTAACTGGCGTATCGTGAAGGTCGCGACCACTAAATCTCAACGTAAACTGTTTTTTAATCTGCGAAAAAATAAAAAACGTTTAGGTTGGTTTAATCAAGATGAAGTGGAATTAGTCGCAAGAGAATTGGGTGTGTCAGAAAATGATGTCCGAGAAATGGAATCACGAATGTCAGCGCAAGACATGGCATTTGATATGACTGCTGATGATAATGATGACTCACATCCTATTGCTCCAGTACTCTTCTTAGAAGATAAGTCTTCAGACTTTGCCGACGGCATTGAGGAAGATAACTGGGATAATCATGCAATGGATAAACTGACGTCAGCAATTGAAACTCTTGATGAACGTAGCCAAGATATTATTCGTGCCCGTTGGCTAGATGATGATAACAAATCGACATTGCAAGATTTGGCGACAAAATATGGTGTATCTGCTGAACGTGTTCGCCAATTAGAAAAAAATGCGATGAAGAAATTGCGTTTAGCGATTGAAGATTAATCACATTTCAGACCATGTACACGCTCTCATAAAGTAGAGTATGTTATAAAAGCGATATGAAAATATCGCTTTTTTATTGCTTGGAGAATATAACGTGAAAATAGTTATCGCCCCTGATTCATTTAAAGAAAGTTTAAGTGCGAAAGAAGTTGCAACAGCAATAAAACAGGGGTTTTCACGCTATATACCAGATGCGCAATACAGTTGTATTCCTATGGCTGATGGGGGAGAAGGTACAGTCACATCATTGGTTGATGCAACGCAAGGGCGATTAATTACTACGCCAGTTTGCTCACCTTTAGGTAAACAAGTGATAGCAACGTGGGGTATCTTAGGCGACAACACCACCGCCGTAATTGAAATGGCGCAAGCTTCCGGTCTTCATCTTATTCCTTCATCTCAACGTGATCCCAATTTAACGACCAGTTATGGTACAGGGGAATTAATTAATGTCGCACTTGAAATGGGCGTTAAAAAAATTATTTTGGGGTTAGGGGGAAGTGCAACAAATGATGCTGGTGCGGGTATGATGCAAGCACTTGGTGTTAGACTTAAAGATAAACTTGGCTCTTCTTTACCTTTCGGTGGTCAGGCATTAGCACAGCTTCATTCTATTGATGTTACAAAACTTAACCCTAAGCTTAAGCACGTTGAGATTGAGATTGCTTGTGATGTAACAAATCCGTTGTGTGGAGAAAAAGGAGCATCAGCTATTTTTGGCCCGCAAAAAGGAGCGACCAAAGGCGATATTGCGCAACTTGATAACGCTTTACACCATTTTGGTACTTATCTTGAAAAAATGACGCAACGCAGTCTTATTAATATTGCGGGAAGTGGTGCTGCTGGTGGATTGGCATTGCCATTACTTGCTTTGACGCAAGCAACGCTTTCACCAG
This genomic stretch from Proteus vulgaris harbors:
- the rpoH gene encoding RNA polymerase factor sigma-32 — translated: MTKEMQSLALVPQGSIEAYIRAANSYPMLTAEEEKELAERLHYEGDLDAARTLILSHLRFVIHVARSYSGYGLPQADLIQEGNIGLMKAVRRFNPEVGVRLVSFAVHWIKAEIHEYVLRNWRIVKVATTKSQRKLFFNLRKNKKRLGWFNQDEVELVARELGVSENDVREMESRMSAQDMAFDMTADDNDDSHPIAPVLFLEDKSSDFADGIEEDNWDNHAMDKLTSAIETLDERSQDIIRARWLDDDNKSTLQDLATKYGVSAERVRQLEKNAMKKLRLAIED
- the garK gene encoding glycerate kinase is translated as MKIVIAPDSFKESLSAKEVATAIKQGFSRYIPDAQYSCIPMADGGEGTVTSLVDATQGRLITTPVCSPLGKQVIATWGILGDNTTAVIEMAQASGLHLIPSSQRDPNLTTSYGTGELINVALEMGVKKIILGLGGSATNDAGAGMMQALGVRLKDKLGSSLPFGGQALAQLHSIDVTKLNPKLKHVEIEIACDVTNPLCGEKGASAIFGPQKGATKGDIAQLDNALHHFGTYLEKMTQRSLINIAGSGAAGGLALPLLALTQATLSPGVELVAKAVELEKYFIDADLVITGEGRMDSQSAQGKTPIGVALLAKKYHLPVIALVGGYLPDYDVVHQQGIDAVFSIVPGVSILSDALNNAQYNLSETAYNVARFYATCHTSSDYVYSH